Proteins from one Dysgonomonas sp. HDW5A genomic window:
- a CDS encoding T9SS type A sorting domain-containing protein, protein MKIEKTIKMTINKCSFFAYFFTFFTFFASAQVYGPEKVLRGTFETVDSQGKNGDGGAGENIYPLLDASKLGVYYQPAQTVFYNNSLKEVAINPKVTIGRPLTATAGSTTSYKWGLTENWYSGFANTLPDKSKNNSWQITPHAPNNGYYVVATSTNGMYNLPSLSDKAWPVVLYDRYETDFTTPRNYFMVVNADQDPTKIFYSQAVDVESGQAYRMGLDLAQLNGTGIAPSVALVINSDPTKLSTVKATKTITMSKVGVWENTYFDYVVPCGVNKVYIAFRNNVNGGNGNDLALDNLSMKSIIPQIKTLSKDCTKCTYTLTVSSPDAFPDASYLFQWQKKNGNTFSDIYGATKNTYTASTAGVYRLSVYTKTTKNCRMYSNEITLTKISNCLEVVVPVAKDDSYTVLAATDLGGNIITNDAPGNRGASLKVVEYEVNGVKYAAGTTAKINKNSVLVGTITLNQDGTFLFRSVPGLTAPFTVPDITYVIAESSAGQASAKVKITIIAKVVTSITVSSEASCTLCPIKVSMSGTGMSEGTNYSLYRGTVKKGTFNTAYKLEFTEGTSGTFTYAIKDETGNEVKTFSMTVHPAAATWKTNSATTEWADSTNWESSTGKGAPIWCTDVTISEDASTYPVLKAGDACRDITFKNGASVGQIQLLLYRKAFVELTPDRNRWYMLSDPLRYMYSADYHGDMSWPNAVSPKIFMMYFNVGNSQNPDGRTGYVVGDFSTPFSKLEENLPTAKGFALWVNGKANGMNYADTNFPTGTPYKFPRRLVDGRDVTYSYHDKTSGAWLTQVAPLNRGDEASIPNDSVWTVGHNNLTNKQKNNRYRFVFEESYSNGVSTVGVAAGTTNIVGNPFMSHIDFAKFAEDNADSMYGYYRIWDGSKFYAYISSGSSEVWSGLGGLSSETTAESLSQFIPPMQSFFVETKPGKKSLVFKPQNISVAKAGAGVELRSSNQALADVLYLGLNFNKIQSKTILAARKGASLKYIAGEDIRKMFSPGTDVPEIYTIANETEALEINLFGNSDQSITIPIGIRTTKTGKAIITIKGIEAFAAYSDVILIDKLQKKEYDLRKTSSVSFDKTSSKNLEDRFSIQLTAKSTSGIEDETSDGEITITSANGIRIESAHFELERVELFDVMGRMVFRKDKIHNTTYLIDEGVLEKGFYLLKADTSQGSKSFKIIL, encoded by the coding sequence ATGAAAATAGAGAAGACTATAAAAATGACTATTAACAAATGCTCTTTTTTCGCTTATTTCTTTACATTCTTTACATTTTTTGCTTCGGCTCAAGTATATGGACCGGAAAAAGTACTACGAGGAACATTTGAAACTGTTGATTCACAAGGAAAAAATGGAGATGGTGGAGCTGGTGAGAATATTTACCCATTACTGGATGCTTCTAAATTGGGGGTTTATTACCAACCTGCACAAACAGTGTTTTACAATAATAGCTTAAAAGAAGTTGCGATTAATCCCAAAGTAACTATCGGACGGCCTTTGACTGCAACTGCAGGTTCTACAACTTCCTATAAATGGGGGCTGACCGAAAACTGGTATTCGGGTTTTGCAAATACTTTACCTGATAAATCTAAGAATAATTCATGGCAGATTACACCCCATGCTCCAAATAATGGATATTATGTTGTGGCTACTTCTACTAATGGAATGTATAATCTGCCGTCATTGAGTGATAAGGCTTGGCCTGTAGTCTTGTATGATCGTTATGAGACAGACTTTACTACTCCTCGCAATTATTTTATGGTTGTAAATGCTGACCAGGATCCTACAAAAATATTCTATAGTCAGGCGGTTGACGTTGAGTCGGGGCAGGCATATCGCATGGGATTGGATTTGGCTCAACTGAATGGTACCGGTATAGCTCCCTCTGTAGCTCTGGTTATAAATAGTGATCCGACAAAGCTTTCAACAGTGAAAGCTACCAAAACAATAACTATGTCGAAAGTGGGAGTATGGGAGAATACCTATTTCGACTATGTTGTTCCCTGCGGAGTGAATAAGGTATATATAGCATTCCGAAATAATGTAAATGGAGGTAATGGTAATGATCTTGCACTGGATAATTTGAGTATGAAATCTATTATTCCACAGATTAAAACTTTATCTAAAGATTGTACTAAATGTACTTATACGCTAACAGTGTCTTCTCCCGACGCTTTTCCTGACGCCTCTTATTTATTCCAATGGCAAAAGAAAAACGGTAATACATTTAGTGATATTTACGGAGCTACCAAAAATACTTATACAGCCAGTACAGCAGGCGTTTACCGTCTTTCGGTGTATACTAAAACTACGAAAAATTGTCGTATGTACTCTAATGAAATAACACTTACCAAGATTTCTAATTGCTTGGAAGTGGTTGTTCCCGTAGCCAAAGATGATAGCTATACAGTATTGGCAGCAACTGATCTTGGGGGTAATATTATCACGAATGATGCTCCCGGCAATAGAGGTGCTTCATTGAAGGTTGTGGAATATGAAGTGAACGGTGTTAAATATGCAGCAGGAACAACGGCTAAGATTAATAAAAATAGCGTATTAGTCGGAACGATAACACTAAATCAGGATGGAACTTTTCTTTTCAGATCGGTACCCGGATTAACCGCACCTTTCACTGTGCCTGATATAACTTATGTTATTGCTGAGTCATCTGCAGGGCAAGCATCAGCTAAAGTGAAAATAACTATCATCGCAAAAGTTGTTACTTCTATCACTGTTTCTTCTGAAGCATCATGTACTTTATGTCCTATTAAAGTTTCGATGTCGGGTACAGGTATGTCGGAAGGTACAAACTACTCATTGTATAGAGGAACGGTTAAGAAAGGAACTTTCAATACAGCATATAAACTCGAATTTACAGAGGGTACTTCCGGCACTTTCACATATGCAATTAAAGATGAAACCGGAAATGAAGTGAAAACTTTCAGTATGACCGTACATCCTGCTGCTGCAACATGGAAAACAAACTCTGCTACAACAGAATGGGCTGATTCAACAAATTGGGAATCATCAACGGGTAAAGGAGCTCCTATCTGGTGTACGGATGTAACCATATCTGAAGATGCATCAACCTATCCCGTGTTGAAAGCCGGAGATGCATGCCGGGATATAACCTTTAAAAATGGTGCCAGTGTTGGGCAGATACAATTACTGCTCTATAGAAAAGCTTTTGTTGAGTTAACTCCCGATCGTAACAGATGGTATATGTTATCTGATCCGTTGCGATACATGTATTCAGCCGATTATCATGGTGATATGAGTTGGCCTAATGCAGTATCTCCTAAAATATTTATGATGTACTTCAATGTCGGTAATAGTCAAAACCCGGATGGTAGAACGGGATATGTGGTAGGTGATTTTTCTACTCCTTTCTCAAAATTAGAAGAAAATCTACCTACGGCGAAAGGTTTTGCATTGTGGGTTAATGGAAAAGCTAATGGAATGAATTATGCTGATACAAACTTTCCAACAGGAACTCCTTATAAATTTCCTCGTCGTTTAGTTGATGGTCGTGATGTCACTTATAGCTATCACGATAAAACCAGCGGAGCTTGGTTGACTCAGGTAGCGCCTCTTAATCGGGGAGACGAAGCCAGTATACCTAACGATTCGGTATGGACTGTCGGTCATAATAACCTTACCAATAAACAAAAAAATAACAGATATCGGTTTGTTTTTGAAGAATCCTACTCCAATGGAGTTTCTACAGTAGGTGTAGCAGCAGGAACTACTAATATTGTGGGCAATCCGTTTATGTCGCATATCGACTTTGCGAAGTTTGCAGAAGATAATGCCGATAGCATGTATGGTTATTACAGAATATGGGATGGAAGTAAGTTTTATGCCTACATAAGTAGTGGCAGTAGTGAAGTGTGGAGCGGTTTGGGAGGCTTATCTTCTGAAACGACAGCCGAAAGTTTATCACAATTTATTCCTCCTATGCAGTCGTTTTTTGTAGAAACGAAACCCGGTAAAAAAAGTTTGGTATTTAAACCTCAAAACATATCGGTAGCAAAAGCCGGTGCCGGTGTTGAACTCAGGTCTTCAAATCAAGCTCTTGCAGATGTTCTTTATTTAGGTCTGAATTTCAATAAGATTCAAAGTAAGACAATCTTAGCAGCACGTAAGGGAGCTTCATTGAAGTATATAGCAGGGGAAGATATCCGGAAAATGTTTTCACCCGGAACTGATGTGCCCGAAATATATACTATTGCTAATGAAACCGAAGCACTGGAAATTAATCTTTTTGGCAACAGCGATCAAAGCATCACTATCCCGATCGGTATCCGTACCACTAAAACCGGAAAAGCAATAATCACCATCAAAGGAATAGAGGCTTTTGCTGCATATTCCGATGTTATATTAATAGATAAATTACAAAAGAAAGAATATGATTTACGAAAAACATCATCTGTATCATTTGACAAAACATCAAGTAAAAACTTGGAGGATCGTTTCTCCATCCAATTGACAGCTAAATCGACATCCGGTATTGAGGATGAAACTTCTGACGGCGAAATAACTATAACATCAGCAAACGGTATCCGGATAGAATCAGCTCATTTTGAGTTGGAAAGAGTCGAATTATTTGATGTGATGGGGCGTATGGTATTTCGAAAAGACAAAATTCATAATACTACTTATTTGATTGACGAGGGCGTATTGGAGAAAGGCTTCTATTTATTGAAAGCCGATACATCGCAAGGGTCAAAATCCTTTAAGATAATTCTCTAA
- a CDS encoding copper resistance protein NlpE, whose product MKKGIVLIFALALFSCNNKPKEGPADGAVLEGADTVTVVADEHNAMNSLDYKGVYKGVLPTASGSGMDVMIELSDSTYNKKILYVGKGDKAIYTKGAYSWNKEGNTITLEGEDKPNQYFVGENTLTQLDIDGNKIKGEIEEDYILRK is encoded by the coding sequence ATGAAAAAGGGAATAGTTTTAATATTTGCATTAGCCTTATTTAGTTGTAACAATAAACCTAAAGAAGGACCCGCTGATGGTGCGGTGTTGGAAGGGGCTGATACTGTAACGGTAGTGGCAGACGAGCACAATGCTATGAATTCATTGGATTATAAAGGTGTATATAAAGGAGTATTGCCTACTGCTTCGGGAAGCGGTATGGATGTAATGATCGAATTATCTGATAGTACCTACAATAAGAAGATACTTTATGTTGGTAAGGGAGATAAAGCTATTTATACGAAAGGAGCTTATTCGTGGAATAAAGAAGGTAATACGATCACATTAGAAGGTGAAGATAAACCGAATCAATATTTTGTAGGAGAGAATACCCTGACACAATTAGATATTGATGGAAATAAAATAAAAGGTGAAATTGAAGAGGATTATATCCTGAGAAAATAA
- the pnp gene encoding polyribonucleotide nucleotidyltransferase encodes MIKPITKSIDLGDGRSITLETGKLAKQADGSVMLRMGDTMLLATVCAAKDANPGVDFMPLQVEYKEKFAAAGRYPGGFLRREGRASDSEILVCRIVDRVLRPLFPDNYHAEVFVTITMFSSDGIDMPDALAGLAASAALAVSDIPFNGPISEVRVGRIDGKFVVNPTFQQLAQADMDIMVGATIDNIMMVEGEMKEVSEAEMLEAIKVAHEAIKVQCQAQIELMELCGTTVKREYCHEVNDEDLRKDVWDKCYDKAYVIAASCNTNKHERIANFKAIVDEYKAALTPEELAEKGALISRYYHDVEKEAMRRSILDEGKRLDGRSTTEIRPIWSEVDYLPGAHGSAVFTRGETQSLTTVTLGTKLDEKIIDDVLFNGKERFLLHYNFPPFSTGEARPQRGVGRREIGHGNLAHRALKPMIPANYPYVIRIVSDILESNGSSSMATVCAGTLALMDAGVNIKKPVTGIAMGLISENKGTNFAVLSDILGDEDHLGDMDFKVCGTKDGITATQMDIKVDGLSFEILEKALNQAREGRLHILGKVLETLSGPREDLKPNAPRIEIIMIAKEFIGAVIGPGGKIIQGIQEETGATVTIEEIDNQGRVEISATNKASIDAAMARIKGIVTVPEIGEVYTAKVRSIMPYGAFCEFLPGKDGLLHISELSWDRVETIEESGLKEGDMIEVKLVDVDAKTGKIKLSRKALLPRPPRPDRPVVKKDGEAPQTEAPAAE; translated from the coding sequence ATGATTAAACCGATTACAAAAAGTATCGATTTAGGTGATGGAAGGTCTATCACCTTAGAAACAGGAAAACTAGCAAAACAGGCAGATGGTTCTGTAATGCTAAGAATGGGTGACACCATGTTATTGGCAACAGTATGTGCCGCAAAAGATGCAAATCCAGGTGTAGACTTTATGCCTTTGCAAGTTGAATATAAAGAGAAGTTTGCTGCGGCAGGCCGTTATCCCGGAGGTTTCCTTCGACGAGAGGGACGTGCTTCAGATTCTGAAATTCTAGTATGCCGAATAGTCGACCGAGTACTACGTCCTCTATTCCCTGATAATTATCATGCTGAAGTATTTGTTACTATAACCATGTTTTCTTCAGACGGTATAGATATGCCTGATGCATTAGCCGGACTTGCAGCTTCTGCAGCTCTTGCTGTATCGGATATTCCTTTCAATGGACCTATATCTGAAGTGAGAGTTGGTCGTATTGATGGCAAATTTGTAGTAAATCCTACATTCCAACAATTAGCGCAAGCAGATATGGACATCATGGTTGGTGCCACTATCGACAATATAATGATGGTAGAAGGTGAAATGAAAGAAGTTTCGGAAGCAGAAATGCTTGAAGCTATCAAAGTTGCACACGAAGCTATTAAAGTACAGTGCCAGGCTCAGATCGAACTGATGGAGCTTTGCGGAACAACTGTAAAAAGAGAATACTGTCATGAAGTAAATGACGAAGACCTACGCAAAGATGTTTGGGATAAATGTTATGATAAAGCATATGTAATTGCTGCATCATGTAACACAAACAAACACGAGCGTATTGCTAATTTTAAAGCAATTGTAGATGAATACAAAGCTGCTTTAACTCCAGAAGAATTAGCTGAAAAAGGAGCATTGATCTCTCGTTATTATCACGATGTTGAGAAAGAAGCTATGCGTCGTTCTATCCTTGATGAAGGAAAACGTCTGGATGGTCGTTCAACTACTGAAATCCGCCCAATCTGGTCTGAAGTAGATTATCTACCCGGAGCTCACGGATCGGCAGTTTTCACTCGTGGGGAAACTCAGTCATTGACAACTGTTACATTAGGTACAAAATTAGACGAGAAAATTATCGATGATGTTTTATTCAACGGTAAAGAACGTTTCTTGTTACATTATAACTTCCCTCCATTTTCTACCGGTGAAGCTCGTCCACAAAGAGGAGTAGGTCGTCGCGAAATTGGTCACGGAAACTTGGCCCACCGTGCTTTGAAACCAATGATTCCTGCAAATTATCCATATGTAATACGTATAGTATCTGATATCTTGGAATCTAATGGATCATCTTCAATGGCAACTGTTTGTGCCGGAACTTTGGCTCTGATGGATGCAGGGGTAAATATTAAGAAACCTGTAACAGGTATCGCAATGGGACTTATCTCTGAAAACAAAGGAACTAACTTTGCTGTACTTTCTGACATTTTAGGAGACGAGGATCACTTGGGTGACATGGACTTTAAAGTTTGTGGAACTAAAGATGGTATCACTGCGACTCAAATGGATATAAAGGTAGACGGTTTGTCTTTCGAAATCTTGGAGAAAGCATTAAACCAAGCTCGTGAAGGTCGTTTACACATCTTAGGTAAGGTATTGGAAACTCTATCGGGACCTAGAGAAGATCTTAAACCAAATGCTCCACGTATCGAAATAATAATGATCGCTAAAGAATTTATCGGCGCTGTTATCGGACCGGGTGGAAAAATCATACAAGGTATTCAAGAAGAAACAGGTGCTACTGTAACTATTGAAGAGATCGATAATCAAGGACGTGTAGAAATATCTGCAACCAACAAAGCTTCTATTGATGCTGCGATGGCTAGAATCAAAGGTATTGTTACTGTTCCTGAAATAGGAGAAGTATACACTGCAAAAGTTCGCTCGATAATGCCATACGGTGCTTTCTGCGAATTCTTACCCGGAAAAGACGGTTTACTTCACATCTCTGAACTATCATGGGATCGTGTTGAAACTATCGAAGAATCGGGTCTTAAAGAAGGTGATATGATTGAAGTAAAACTGGTAGATGTGGATGCTAAAACAGGCAAAATCAAACTATCTCGTAAAGCTCTTCTTCCTCGCCCTCCTCGTCCTGACAGACCTGTGGTGAAAAAAGATGGCGAAGCTCCTCAAACAGAAGCTCCTGCTGCTGAATAA
- a CDS encoding NAD(P)-dependent oxidoreductase yields MKFQKITMIDACRLTENAIPEIQKLSNDPLKLYWSYPSSEEEVIERIGDSDCVLVSFQTRLTPRIINAAPNLKYIGMCCSLFSEETSSVDIPASRERGIVVKGVKDYGDEGVVEFIFSQLINLGKGYGKYQWKEEPCELGGKSIGIIGMGTLGKMVAVAARSFGMKVYYYSKTRKPDEEAKGSEFLPLKDLMATCDAVTIHLPRYTVLVNEEEFACKKKNSVFINTSFGPLFDKEAFVKSMNADKTSFAFFDADGAGVYYKEFSEMENIVLYDKSAGFTRESKERLSQKAIENMVAFLKDGK; encoded by the coding sequence ATGAAATTTCAAAAAATAACGATGATTGATGCTTGTCGTTTAACCGAAAATGCAATTCCAGAAATCCAGAAGCTATCTAACGATCCTTTGAAGTTATATTGGAGCTATCCTTCATCAGAAGAAGAGGTGATAGAACGAATTGGTGATAGTGATTGTGTTCTGGTGAGTTTCCAAACTCGACTTACTCCCCGAATTATAAACGCTGCCCCTAATCTGAAATATATCGGCATGTGTTGTAGCCTTTTCAGTGAAGAGACTTCGAGTGTTGATATTCCTGCCTCACGAGAACGGGGAATCGTAGTAAAGGGCGTGAAAGACTATGGAGATGAAGGTGTTGTTGAGTTTATCTTTAGTCAATTGATTAATTTAGGCAAAGGATATGGTAAATATCAATGGAAGGAAGAACCTTGCGAGCTTGGGGGAAAGAGTATAGGTATAATCGGTATGGGTACTCTTGGTAAGATGGTTGCTGTTGCAGCTCGCTCATTTGGAATGAAAGTCTACTATTACAGTAAAACACGGAAACCCGATGAGGAGGCTAAAGGCTCAGAGTTTTTACCTCTTAAGGATTTAATGGCTACTTGCGATGCAGTTACCATTCATTTGCCCCGCTATACGGTTTTGGTCAATGAAGAAGAATTTGCCTGCAAAAAGAAAAATTCGGTATTTATCAATACCTCTTTTGGCCCTCTGTTTGATAAAGAAGCTTTTGTTAAGTCGATGAATGCAGATAAAACATCTTTTGCCTTCTTTGATGCGGATGGGGCAGGAGTGTATTATAAAGAATTTTCGGAAATGGAAAATATTGTACTTTATGATAAGTCGGCAGGATTTACACGAGAATCAAAAGAAAGATTATCTCAAAAAGCAATAGAAAATATGGTTGCTTTTTTGAAAGATGGAAAATAA
- the groL gene encoding chaperonin GroEL (60 kDa chaperone family; promotes refolding of misfolded polypeptides especially under stressful conditions; forms two stacked rings of heptamers to form a barrel-shaped 14mer; ends can be capped by GroES; misfolded proteins enter the barrel where they are refolded when GroES binds), with protein MAKEIKFNIDARDELKKGVDALANAVKVTLGPKGRNVIIEKKFGAPHITKDGVTVAKEVELECPFQNMGAQLVKEVASKTNDDAGDGTTTATVLAQSIISVGLKNVTAGANPMDLKRGIDKAVAKVVANLKTQSVAIGDDLQKIENVAKISANGDETIGKLIAEAMGKVKKEGVITVEEAKGTETYVDVVEGMQFDRGYISPYFVTDTEKMEADLENPYVLIYDKKISVLKDILPILEKTVQSGRPLLIIAEDIDSEALTTLVVNRLRGSLKIAAVKAPGFGDRRKEMLEDIAVLTGGVVISEEKGIKLDAATIEMLGTADKITINKDNTTIVNGAGDKAAIASRVGQIKTQIEKTTSDYDREKLQERLAKLAGGVAVLYVGAPSEVEMKEKKDRVDDALSATRAAIEEGTVPGGGVAYIRAIESLDGLKGENEDETTGIEIIKRAIEEPLRQIVNNCGREGAVVVQKVREGKGNYGYNARLDIYEDLVASGVIDPAKVARVALENAASIAGMFLTTECIIADKKEENAGPAMPPMGGGMGGMM; from the coding sequence ATGGCTAAAGAAATTAAATTTAATATTGATGCTCGCGACGAACTGAAAAAAGGCGTCGATGCATTGGCAAATGCAGTAAAAGTAACCTTAGGTCCAAAAGGTCGTAATGTAATTATAGAAAAAAAATTCGGTGCACCACATATCACTAAAGACGGTGTAACTGTAGCGAAAGAAGTAGAATTGGAATGCCCATTCCAAAACATGGGAGCTCAACTTGTAAAAGAAGTAGCTTCTAAAACTAACGATGATGCAGGTGATGGAACAACTACTGCAACTGTATTGGCTCAATCGATCATCAGCGTAGGTTTGAAAAACGTAACAGCAGGTGCTAACCCAATGGATTTGAAACGTGGTATCGACAAAGCTGTTGCTAAAGTTGTTGCTAATCTTAAAACACAATCGGTAGCTATTGGCGACGATTTACAAAAAATAGAAAACGTAGCTAAAATCTCTGCAAATGGAGATGAAACAATCGGTAAGCTGATTGCTGAGGCTATGGGTAAAGTGAAAAAAGAAGGCGTAATCACTGTAGAAGAAGCTAAAGGTACTGAAACTTACGTAGATGTAGTAGAAGGTATGCAATTCGACAGAGGTTATATATCTCCATATTTTGTGACAGATACTGAAAAAATGGAAGCTGATCTAGAGAATCCATACGTTCTTATCTATGACAAGAAGATTTCGGTATTGAAAGATATTCTGCCAATACTTGAAAAAACAGTTCAATCAGGACGTCCTCTATTGATTATTGCAGAAGACATCGATTCTGAAGCATTAACTACTCTTGTGGTTAACCGTCTTCGTGGCTCGTTGAAAATTGCAGCAGTAAAAGCTCCCGGATTTGGTGACCGTCGTAAGGAAATGTTGGAAGACATTGCAGTTCTTACAGGTGGTGTAGTTATCTCAGAAGAAAAAGGTATCAAATTAGATGCAGCTACTATCGAAATGCTTGGTACTGCAGATAAAATTACTATCAACAAGGACAATACTACAATCGTAAACGGTGCAGGAGATAAAGCTGCTATCGCTTCACGTGTAGGTCAGATCAAAACTCAAATCGAAAAAACAACTTCGGATTACGATCGCGAAAAACTTCAAGAACGTCTTGCTAAATTAGCAGGTGGTGTTGCAGTTCTTTACGTAGGTGCTCCATCGGAAGTTGAAATGAAAGAGAAAAAAGACCGTGTAGACGATGCTCTTTCTGCAACTCGTGCTGCTATCGAAGAAGGTACAGTACCCGGAGGTGGTGTTGCATATATTCGTGCAATTGAATCTCTTGATGGCTTGAAAGGCGAAAATGAAGACGAAACTACAGGTATCGAAATCATCAAACGTGCTATCGAAGAACCACTTCGTCAGATTGTAAACAACTGCGGAAGAGAAGGTGCAGTAGTAGTACAAAAAGTACGCGAAGGAAAAGGTAACTACGGATACAATGCTCGTCTTGATATTTATGAAGACTTGGTAGCATCAGGAGTTATCGATCCTGCTAAAGTAGCACGTGTAGCACTTGAAAATGCTGCGTCTATCGCAGGTATGTTCTTAACTACAGAATGTATTATCGCAGATAAGAAAGAAGAAAATGCAGGTCCAGCTATGCCTCCTATGGGTGGCGGAATGGGTGGAATGATGTAA
- a CDS encoding co-chaperone GroES produces the protein MSIKPLADRVLVKPAAAEEKTVGGIIIPDTAKEKPLKGEVVAVGNGTKDEEMVLKAGDQVLYGKYAGTEIELEGENFLIMRQSDVLAII, from the coding sequence ATGAGTATTAAACCTTTAGCAGATAGAGTGCTTGTTAAGCCAGCTGCGGCAGAAGAAAAAACTGTAGGAGGAATCATTATTCCTGATACCGCGAAAGAAAAACCATTGAAAGGCGAAGTTGTTGCCGTAGGTAACGGAACAAAAGATGAAGAGATGGTATTAAAAGCAGGAGATCAGGTACTTTATGGTAAATATGCCGGTACTGAAATCGAATTGGAAGGCGAAAATTTTCTGATCATGCGTCAGTCTGATGTACTTGCTATTATTTAA
- a CDS encoding deoxyribodipyrimidine photo-lyase, with protein MKSDPIAIFWFRRDLRLDDNAGLFHALNSGYRIMPVFIFDTDILKQFETAENAQVEFIHQQLQILLKELSIHGSSIEIGHSTPEVFFEKLCRKYSIKAVYTNEDYELSARTRDSKIEELLKEEGITFETFKDQVIFSKDDILKDDKTPYTVFTPYSKRWKQKLRPEHLESFDTKSLFSNFYSFENNYIPSLSNLGFTKKRGVSFPSTEVSNELVSNYSQQRDYPSIEGTSRLGIHLRFGTISIRKLVTQAQALNETFLNELIWREFYQAITWHFPHICESKAFKPKFDNIVWRNNETEFKAWCDGKTGYPIVDAGMRQLNETGFMHNRVRMITASFLIKHLLIDWRWGEAYFANKLLDFDFASNNGGWQWAASSGCDAVPYFRIFNPQLQTERFDKRLDYIKKWIPGFDPLNYIPPIVNHEFARKRVLKVYDDALNK; from the coding sequence ATGAAATCTGACCCGATTGCGATTTTCTGGTTCCGAAGAGACTTAAGGCTTGATGATAATGCAGGACTTTTCCATGCTTTAAATAGTGGTTACCGCATTATGCCTGTTTTTATTTTCGATACAGACATTCTTAAACAGTTTGAAACGGCAGAGAATGCACAAGTTGAATTTATTCATCAACAGTTACAAATCTTACTAAAGGAGTTAAGTATTCACGGAAGTTCGATAGAAATAGGACATTCTACTCCGGAAGTCTTTTTTGAGAAGTTATGCCGGAAATATTCTATAAAAGCAGTTTATACGAATGAAGATTATGAGCTTTCGGCTCGAACGAGAGATAGTAAAATAGAAGAGTTACTAAAAGAAGAAGGCATTACTTTTGAAACATTCAAGGATCAGGTTATCTTCAGCAAAGACGATATTCTGAAAGATGATAAAACTCCTTATACCGTTTTTACACCTTATTCGAAACGATGGAAACAAAAACTTCGCCCCGAACATTTAGAGTCGTTCGACACTAAAAGCCTCTTCTCGAATTTCTACTCATTCGAAAACAATTACATTCCCAGTTTGTCAAACTTAGGCTTTACTAAAAAAAGAGGAGTCAGCTTTCCTTCAACAGAGGTTAGTAATGAGTTGGTATCTAATTATAGTCAACAGAGAGATTATCCGTCAATAGAAGGCACTTCCCGATTAGGTATTCACTTGCGATTCGGCACAATCAGCATACGTAAATTAGTAACTCAAGCACAGGCTTTGAACGAAACTTTTCTGAATGAGCTTATTTGGCGGGAGTTTTATCAGGCTATAACCTGGCACTTTCCTCATATCTGTGAGAGCAAAGCTTTTAAACCCAAATTCGACAACATAGTCTGGAGAAATAACGAGACCGAGTTTAAAGCTTGGTGTGACGGAAAAACCGGCTACCCGATTGTTGATGCCGGAATGAGGCAACTGAACGAAACAGGATTTATGCATAACCGCGTACGAATGATTACGGCTTCGTTTCTTATCAAACATTTGCTGATAGACTGGAGATGGGGCGAAGCTTACTTTGCCAATAAACTGCTCGATTTTGATTTCGCGTCTAATAATGGAGGGTGGCAATGGGCAGCCAGCAGTGGTTGTGATGCTGTTCCGTATTTCAGGATATTCAATCCTCAACTGCAAACCGAGAGATTTGACAAACGTTTGGACTATATCAAAAAATGGATTCCCGGATTTGATCCATTAAATTATATTCCACCGATTGTAAATCATGAATTTGCACGAAAAAGAGTGCTTAAGGTATACGATGATGCTTTAAATAAATAA